In a genomic window of Myxococcus fulvus:
- a CDS encoding rhomboid family intramembrane serine protease, which yields MSSGPRHILDAPGGGNEPRGGGHPFGTPPPPQSPQPRPWVCYAIIGLCVAVFLLEEAGQLPSFTARQLPLGALYGPAVQEGQYWRLLACALEHGGILHLVFNMSVVVTLGFTLERGIGSLRFFGLSLVTALGSSVFSLLFNFDTPMVGASGMILGWAGAMLPIATRQGRRELGIWLVQVAVLSLLPFVSWSGHLGGFLFGLPCGIALRQGRQVYALALPIILFLSALVALYAAHPERRGAF from the coding sequence ATGTCCTCCGGACCGCGACACATCCTCGACGCGCCAGGTGGCGGGAATGAACCGCGCGGCGGAGGCCACCCGTTCGGCACGCCTCCCCCGCCCCAGTCCCCCCAGCCCCGCCCGTGGGTCTGCTACGCCATCATCGGCCTGTGTGTGGCGGTCTTCCTCCTGGAGGAAGCAGGCCAGCTCCCGTCGTTCACCGCGCGGCAGCTCCCGCTGGGCGCGCTGTACGGCCCCGCGGTGCAGGAGGGCCAGTACTGGCGGCTGCTCGCGTGCGCGCTGGAGCACGGCGGCATCCTCCACCTCGTCTTCAACATGTCCGTGGTGGTGACGCTGGGCTTCACGCTGGAGCGCGGCATCGGCTCGCTGCGCTTCTTCGGCCTGTCGCTCGTCACCGCGCTGGGCTCGTCCGTGTTCTCGCTGCTGTTCAACTTCGACACGCCCATGGTGGGCGCGTCCGGGATGATTCTCGGCTGGGCGGGCGCCATGCTGCCCATCGCCACGCGGCAGGGGCGACGGGAGCTGGGCATCTGGCTGGTGCAGGTGGCGGTGCTCAGCCTGTTGCCCTTCGTGAGCTGGTCGGGCCACCTGGGCGGCTTCCTCTTCGGCCTGCCGTGCGGCATCGCCCTCCGGCAGGGCCGGCAGGTGTACGCGCTCGCGCTGCCCATCATCCTGTTCCTCTCGGCGCTGGTGGCCCTGTACGCGGCGCACCCCGAGCGGCGCGGAGCCTTCTGA
- a CDS encoding TIGR00730 family Rossman fold protein, with the protein MSVRSVCVFCGSRPGIRPEYTEAARELGTELGRRGMTLVYGGASVGLMGTVAAATLAAGGQVVGVLPHFMGAREIAHLGLTELIRVDSMHERKALMATRADAFVALPGGFGTLDELFEIVTWAQLGLHQKPMGLLDTRGFFQPLVALSRHLAAEGFVPEAQALPFAVEASPAALLERLQAGPTLTVTEKWLKRPEQT; encoded by the coding sequence ATGTCCGTGCGCAGCGTCTGTGTCTTCTGCGGCTCCCGGCCGGGCATCCGCCCCGAGTACACCGAGGCCGCGCGCGAGCTGGGCACGGAGCTGGGCCGCCGGGGGATGACACTCGTCTACGGCGGCGCGAGCGTGGGCCTCATGGGCACCGTGGCCGCCGCCACCCTCGCCGCGGGAGGACAGGTGGTGGGCGTGCTGCCCCACTTCATGGGCGCGCGGGAGATTGCCCACCTGGGCCTCACCGAGCTCATCCGCGTGGACTCCATGCACGAGCGCAAGGCCCTCATGGCCACGCGCGCGGACGCCTTCGTCGCCCTGCCCGGCGGCTTCGGCACCCTGGACGAGCTCTTCGAAATCGTGACGTGGGCGCAGCTGGGCCTGCACCAGAAGCCCATGGGTCTGCTCGACACGCGCGGCTTCTTCCAGCCGCTGGTGGCGCTGTCCAGGCACCTGGCCGCCGAGGGCTTCGTCCCCGAGGCCCAGGCCCTGCCCTTCGCGGTGGAGGCCTCACCGGCCGCGCTGCTGGAGCGGCTACAAGCCGGCCCCACGCTCACCGTCACCGAGAAGTGGCTCAAGCGCCCCGAGCAGACCTGA
- the pyrE gene encoding orotate phosphoribosyltransferase: MVDALARDRARLLELLTQRSFERRRVVLSSGKESDFYIDCKRTALLAEGHFLIGRLFLDAIRREAPEAVGVGGLTLGADPLASAVSLTGYLSSYPLSAFIVRKEPKGHGTGQWIEGLSGLGTGAKVAIVEDVVTTGGSTLKAIERAQAEGLTVLGAFALVDRLEGGREAVEAAGHRLTTLFTRKDFIP; encoded by the coding sequence ATGGTGGATGCTCTCGCCCGAGACCGGGCCCGCCTGTTGGAGCTGCTCACCCAGCGCTCCTTCGAGCGCCGTCGCGTCGTGCTCTCGTCCGGCAAGGAGTCGGACTTCTACATCGACTGCAAGCGCACGGCGCTGCTCGCCGAGGGGCACTTCCTCATCGGCCGGCTGTTCCTGGACGCCATCCGCCGCGAGGCGCCGGAGGCGGTGGGCGTGGGCGGGCTGACGCTCGGCGCGGATCCGCTCGCGTCGGCGGTGAGCCTCACCGGCTACCTCTCCAGCTACCCGCTGTCCGCGTTCATCGTCCGCAAGGAGCCCAAGGGCCACGGCACCGGCCAGTGGATCGAAGGCCTGAGCGGGCTGGGCACGGGCGCGAAGGTGGCCATCGTCGAGGACGTGGTGACGACGGGTGGCTCCACGTTGAAGGCCATCGAGCGGGCCCAGGCCGAGGGGCTCACGGTGCTCGGGGCGTTCGCCCTGGTCGACCGTCTGGAGGGAGGGCGCGAGGCGGTGGAGGCCGCGGGCCACCGACTCACCACGCTGTTCACCCGCAAGGACTTCATCCCTTGA
- a CDS encoding ParB/RepB/Spo0J family partition protein — protein MGSSEESQEKSPSEATPEASSSESASSSEAATSEDAPRQESAEASSSEAAPGQESAEASYSEGAPVSAEASGAEDDEESELLAAPEERLAGRVVTVLMPLERLEDESAYRLRPEGDVSGLATDIARLGQLFPVDVRPRGNERYQLVCGFRRVAALRFLKRDAVQARVHTDLSDEDALLMSLAEAIHATPVEPEVLEAKRDQLESEGRLSAAVADMLAKALATDESLAPEGVEEEIDADELASDVSQRLGSINQDLSLLADVFASLDESRRAELLMQLRYSSELVAYLEGLS, from the coding sequence GTGGGTTCGTCGGAAGAGTCCCAGGAGAAGTCCCCGTCGGAGGCCACGCCGGAGGCCTCGAGCAGCGAGTCCGCGTCGTCGTCGGAGGCCGCGACCTCGGAAGATGCCCCTCGCCAGGAGTCCGCGGAGGCGTCGTCCTCCGAGGCGGCGCCCGGCCAGGAGTCCGCGGAGGCGTCGTACTCCGAGGGCGCCCCGGTCTCCGCCGAGGCATCCGGAGCGGAGGACGACGAGGAGTCCGAGCTGCTCGCCGCGCCCGAGGAGCGACTCGCGGGGCGGGTGGTGACGGTGTTGATGCCGCTGGAGCGCCTCGAGGACGAGTCGGCGTACCGGCTGCGGCCCGAGGGTGATGTGTCCGGGCTGGCCACGGACATCGCGCGGTTGGGGCAGCTGTTCCCGGTGGACGTGCGTCCCCGGGGCAACGAGCGCTACCAACTGGTGTGCGGCTTCCGTCGCGTGGCGGCGCTGCGCTTCCTCAAGCGCGACGCGGTGCAGGCGCGCGTGCACACGGACCTGTCGGACGAGGACGCGCTCCTGATGTCGCTGGCGGAGGCCATCCACGCCACGCCGGTGGAGCCCGAGGTCCTCGAGGCCAAGCGCGACCAACTGGAGTCCGAGGGCCGGTTGAGCGCGGCCGTGGCGGACATGCTCGCCAAGGCGCTCGCCACGGACGAGTCGCTGGCGCCCGAGGGCGTCGAGGAGGAGATCGACGCCGACGAGCTGGCCTCGGACGTGTCGCAGCGGCTGGGCTCCATCAACCAGGACCTCTCGCTGCTGGCGGACGTGTTCGCGTCGCTGGACGAGTCACGCCGGGCGGAGTTGCTGATGCAGTTGCGGTACTCGTCGGAGCTGGTGGCGTACCTGGAGGGCCTGTCGTGA
- the bacP gene encoding bactofilin BacP yields the protein MATPKELSGSNAVNNTVVGPSILISGRLTGDEDLTVRGRVEGELTLSRTLIVEPSGVVKANVAVKNAIVSGVVVGNINATESVELTREGRMVGDIHAPRVIIVDGASFRGRVDMGDVEPGRLPSERPVVARPTAVTRPTTATPVRTTTTPARPPTPPARPPAPPARPTTTAAAPTTVARPSSKPLPPPPPPRAEPRPTPPPVEQTTSAEPPTPFSVGAGAKKKVVVKKKTR from the coding sequence GTGGCCACCCCGAAGGAGTTGAGCGGTAGTAACGCCGTCAACAACACCGTGGTGGGGCCTTCCATCCTCATCAGCGGCCGGTTGACGGGCGACGAGGACCTCACCGTCCGGGGCCGCGTGGAGGGCGAGCTGACGCTCAGCCGCACCCTCATCGTGGAGCCTTCGGGTGTGGTGAAGGCGAACGTGGCGGTGAAGAACGCCATCGTCAGCGGCGTGGTGGTGGGCAACATCAACGCCACGGAGAGCGTGGAGCTGACCCGCGAGGGCCGCATGGTGGGCGACATCCACGCCCCGCGCGTCATCATCGTGGACGGCGCCAGCTTCCGCGGCCGCGTGGACATGGGTGACGTGGAGCCCGGCCGCCTGCCTTCGGAGCGCCCCGTGGTGGCCCGTCCCACCGCGGTGACGCGGCCGACGACGGCGACCCCCGTGCGCACCACGACGACGCCCGCCCGCCCGCCGACGCCTCCCGCGCGTCCGCCGGCGCCTCCGGCCCGTCCCACGACGACCGCCGCGGCGCCCACGACGGTGGCCCGCCCCTCGAGCAAGCCTCTGCCGCCGCCTCCGCCCCCCCGGGCCGAGCCGCGTCCGACGCCGCCGCCCGTGGAGCAGACGACTTCTGCCGAGCCGCCAACGCCCTTCTCGGTGGGTGCTGGCGCCAAGAAGAAGGTCGTGGTGAAGAAGAAGACCCGCTAG
- a CDS encoding bactofilin family protein — MANTVIGSSIVIDGEISGDEDLVIQGTVKGKISLKESLYVEGSGVVEADIETQNVEIAGRVTGNIVASDKVELKTDCRVVGDIKAPRILIADGASFKGNVDMDMKER, encoded by the coding sequence ATGGCGAATACGGTCATTGGTTCGAGCATCGTCATCGACGGAGAGATTTCCGGAGACGAGGACCTGGTCATCCAGGGCACCGTGAAGGGGAAGATCTCCCTCAAGGAGAGCCTCTACGTGGAGGGCAGCGGCGTCGTCGAGGCGGACATCGAGACGCAGAACGTGGAGATCGCCGGCCGGGTGACGGGCAACATCGTCGCCAGCGACAAGGTCGAGCTGAAGACCGACTGCCGCGTGGTGGGCGACATCAAGGCGCCGCGCATCCTCATCGCCGATGGTGCCTCCTTCAAGGGCAACGTCGACATGGACATGAAGGAGCGCTGA
- the bacN gene encoding bactofilin BacN has protein sequence MATGETGIIGKGIVIKGNLTGGGDLVIEGRVEGQIALKNHLTIESTGKVQADIRAEELTINGEASGNIDASTRVAINASAKVAGDIKAPRVVIEDGAVFNGSIEMDVRLPDDI, from the coding sequence ATGGCAACGGGTGAAACGGGCATCATCGGCAAGGGCATCGTCATCAAGGGGAACCTCACGGGTGGTGGGGACCTTGTCATCGAGGGGCGGGTGGAGGGGCAGATTGCCCTGAAGAACCACCTCACCATCGAGAGCACCGGGAAGGTGCAGGCGGACATCCGGGCCGAGGAGTTGACCATCAACGGCGAGGCGAGCGGCAACATCGACGCCTCGACCCGCGTGGCCATCAACGCCTCGGCGAAGGTGGCTGGCGACATCAAGGCGCCGCGCGTCGTCATCGAGGATGGCGCCGTGTTCAACGGCTCCATCGAGATGGACGTCCGGCTGCCGGACGACATCTGA
- a CDS encoding alpha/beta hydrolase — protein MARHDEGYFTGRDGTRLFWRTHLPDAEPRAHVAVVHGYGDHFGRYQYVTDALVADGFAVHGFDYRGHGRAEGRRAYAEKWPHYVDDLEVFWDRVRAAAGGAKTFALAHSHGGLMAAHWVGARKVEGLSGLVLSGPYFKLAITPPAVKVMAAKAAGALVPWLGIASGLKVEDLTRDTEVQRATREDPLYLSIATPRWFIESTKAQAEAMLLAPKIQVPLFVLCGAEDGVAAPAAARVFFETAGSADKKFKEYPGMKHEPLNEVGRAEVFRDISGWISAHL, from the coding sequence ATGGCTCGCCATGACGAGGGCTACTTCACCGGCCGGGACGGGACGCGGCTCTTCTGGAGGACGCACCTGCCGGACGCGGAGCCGCGAGCGCACGTCGCGGTGGTGCACGGCTACGGAGACCACTTCGGCCGCTACCAGTACGTGACGGACGCGCTGGTGGCGGACGGCTTCGCGGTGCACGGCTTCGACTACCGCGGCCACGGGCGCGCGGAGGGACGCCGCGCCTACGCGGAGAAGTGGCCGCACTACGTGGATGACCTGGAGGTGTTCTGGGACCGCGTGCGCGCGGCGGCCGGCGGCGCGAAGACGTTCGCCCTGGCCCACAGCCACGGCGGGCTGATGGCCGCGCACTGGGTGGGCGCCCGCAAGGTGGAGGGGCTCTCCGGGCTGGTGCTGTCGGGGCCGTACTTCAAGCTGGCGATCACCCCGCCCGCCGTGAAGGTGATGGCCGCGAAGGCGGCGGGAGCGCTGGTGCCGTGGCTGGGCATCGCCTCCGGACTCAAGGTGGAGGACCTCACCCGGGACACGGAGGTGCAGCGCGCCACCCGGGAGGATCCGCTCTACCTGTCCATCGCCACGCCGCGCTGGTTCATCGAATCCACCAAGGCGCAGGCCGAGGCGATGCTGCTCGCCCCGAAGATTCAAGTCCCGCTGTTCGTGCTGTGCGGCGCGGAGGACGGGGTGGCGGCGCCCGCGGCGGCGCGGGTGTTCTTCGAGACGGCGGGCTCGGCGGACAAGAAGTTCAAGGAGTACCCCGGCATGAAGCACGAGCCGCTCAACGAGGTGGGGCGCGCCGAGGTGTTCCGGGATATCTCCGGCTGGATCTCCGCGCATCTCTGA
- a CDS encoding tetratricopeptide repeat protein — MSPSRLLVAVLLVALSGPQALAAAPASRRPRVDREAMREAMDAAATDEGAFSSSASYTQYLRARLLHHAGDHRGAVDALRLALATDDGHPLLLTRLAEEYARLGDLDKAERELRRAVERSSAYYPAHVLLGRVLMESGRFTRARLHLRRAMALKPREPEAYLVLAQLYLESGSPSEAVKVVESLSRALPGEASGYRRLGLALAERGDTARAERLLTEAATRDPGDVEVLGTLAKLYEETGRPGKAEETLAKALEHEPDSQEVLLAAGRSALKAGSPVRARAYFDRLLSLSGEPETAVRVAFSYLSEREPDAAVQVLEAAQRASDGEPRLAYYAGLVHERLRRFPEAAKAFASVPEGSDIYPDARVRLAKCLSLSGQHPRALALLRAALQEAPDDLEVRAQYARALERGGTPARAESVLKEGLSRQQSAALYDALAATLQRQGRGAEALVLLRDALARMPKDPALQYVMGAAFERQGDMAGAQARMRAVLEVEPDHAPALNFLGYLLAQSGRHLDEAERLVLRALELRPDNGAFLDSLGWVYFRRGDYPRAVEVLERASTLAPDEPVILEHLGDAYQRAARGPEAAGAWRRALEVLSLDPESAEPPGQREALERKLKALSTGAAGR, encoded by the coding sequence CGCGGCGGCGACGGACGAGGGGGCCTTCTCCTCGTCCGCCAGCTACACCCAGTACCTGCGGGCCCGGTTGCTCCACCACGCAGGAGACCACCGGGGCGCGGTGGATGCGCTGCGGCTGGCGCTGGCCACGGATGACGGCCACCCGCTGCTGCTCACCCGGCTGGCGGAGGAGTACGCCCGGCTGGGAGACCTGGACAAGGCGGAGCGGGAACTGCGCCGCGCGGTGGAGCGCTCCTCGGCGTACTACCCGGCGCACGTGCTCCTGGGCCGCGTGCTCATGGAATCGGGCCGCTTCACCCGCGCGCGCCTGCACCTGCGCCGGGCCATGGCCTTGAAGCCTCGCGAGCCCGAGGCGTACCTGGTCCTCGCGCAGCTCTATCTGGAGTCCGGTTCCCCCTCGGAGGCGGTGAAGGTGGTGGAGTCCCTGTCCCGCGCGCTGCCGGGCGAGGCCTCTGGTTACCGCCGACTGGGGCTGGCCCTGGCCGAGCGCGGCGACACCGCCCGCGCCGAGCGGCTGCTCACCGAGGCGGCCACGAGGGACCCCGGGGATGTGGAGGTGCTGGGCACGCTGGCGAAGCTGTACGAGGAGACGGGCCGCCCTGGTAAAGCCGAGGAGACGCTGGCGAAGGCGCTGGAGCACGAGCCGGACAGTCAGGAGGTGCTCCTGGCCGCGGGACGCTCGGCGCTGAAGGCGGGCTCGCCGGTGCGGGCACGGGCGTACTTCGACCGGCTCCTGTCGCTGTCGGGCGAGCCGGAGACGGCGGTGCGGGTGGCCTTCAGCTACCTGTCCGAGCGCGAGCCGGACGCCGCCGTACAGGTGCTGGAAGCCGCTCAGCGCGCCAGTGACGGCGAGCCCCGGCTGGCCTACTACGCGGGCCTGGTGCACGAGCGCCTGCGCCGCTTCCCCGAGGCGGCCAAGGCCTTCGCTTCCGTGCCGGAGGGCTCGGACATCTACCCCGACGCCCGGGTGCGCCTGGCGAAGTGCCTGTCGCTGTCGGGACAGCACCCGCGCGCCCTGGCGCTCCTGCGGGCCGCGCTCCAGGAGGCGCCCGATGACCTGGAGGTCCGCGCCCAGTACGCCCGGGCGCTGGAGCGGGGAGGCACGCCCGCGCGCGCCGAGTCCGTGCTGAAGGAGGGGCTGTCCCGGCAGCAGTCCGCGGCGCTCTACGACGCGCTGGCGGCCACGCTGCAGCGGCAGGGGCGGGGAGCGGAGGCGCTGGTGCTGCTGCGCGACGCCCTGGCTCGCATGCCGAAGGACCCGGCCCTCCAGTACGTGATGGGCGCGGCCTTCGAGCGTCAGGGCGACATGGCGGGCGCGCAGGCGCGCATGCGCGCGGTGCTGGAGGTGGAGCCGGACCACGCGCCCGCGCTCAACTTCCTGGGCTACCTGCTGGCGCAGAGTGGAAGGCACCTGGACGAGGCCGAGCGGCTGGTGCTGCGCGCGCTGGAGCTGCGTCCCGACAACGGCGCGTTCCTGGACTCGCTGGGGTGGGTCTACTTCCGACGCGGGGACTACCCTCGCGCGGTGGAGGTGCTGGAGCGGGCCTCCACGCTGGCGCCGGACGAGCCCGTCATCCTCGAGCACCTGGGGGACGCCTATCAGCGCGCCGCCCGGGGCCCGGAGGCGGCGGGGGCGTGGCGCCGGGCGCTGGAGGTGCTGTCGCTGGACCCCGAGTCCGCCGAGCCCCCGGGCCAGCGCGAGGCCCTGGAGCGCAAGCTCAAGGCGCTATCCACGGGTGCGGCGGGCCGCTAA